The genomic interval agaagatttacagcttgctgtaaaaaaatattgtgtgacagAACACTACGAGATTATTATAGGAGAATCAAATCAAGATCTTTGGTATGTCAAATATAAATCATGGAGTGATGGTTGTGATTGCAGTTTAAGGGCATATCGGTgtaaaactcatgggatgtttGAAATCAACAAACTTCAAGGGgaacactcatgtttgttttcagaattgacaTGGGATCATTCAcagcttgattcaaattttatgagtatcaaaatccaaaatttggttagagTTAATCTTAGGGTACTTGTGGTGTTACTCcaagaagcaattaaaaaacaGTATGactataatgttaattatagacAGGTATGacaagccaagagaaaagcgttgATTGTTGTTTTTggtgattgggagaaatcatattcaaaactTCCATATTGGTTGAGTGTtcttgttcattacaatccaggaacatgcacaaaatagtttttccttccctctgaTGTGCCAGGTACGACTATTTTTTGTCGAGTTTTTTGGTCCTTCAGTCCTGCAAGAGAAGGGTTCAAACATTGTAGGTCATTAATCCATATCGATAGAACTCATCTCTATGGAAAGTATAAGAGGAAATTATTGACCGtcttatctattgatgcaaacgGGCATACATTTCCCCttgcttttgctattgttgaaggTGAAAATTCGTCCAGTTGGTCATAGTTTTTGTGGGCATTGCGTAAATATGCTAtggtatttgcttgatttctgatAGACATAAGGACATTCTTGCAGCAATTAATAATGAGGAAATCGATTGGAGTGAACCTAGAGCGTACCATCAATATTGTCTTCGCCATATTGCCAGTAAtttcaatatgaaatataaatcAAAGCAACTAAAAGATTGGTGTTTAAGACAgaaaatcaacaccaaagacgcaagttcattcggtgcatgaaagaattgaaataaTTGCACCCTGAATGCCTTGAATATTTTTCAGATATGACTTGAAAAAATAGACCCAATCACATGACGGTGGGTACCGCTATAGGTGGATGACAAGCAATGTTGCTGAATGAATGATGTTTTCAAAGGTGCTAGAATATTACCAATTACTTGTTTGGTTAAGCTAACATTTTATCGCACAATACTGTATTTTAAACGTCGAAGACAAGAAATCAGTGAAGCACTCGATCGTGGGGACATGTATATAAAATATGCCCTAAGAAAACTTAAGAGATGGGAGAAACGAGCATATGCGCATACGGTGACATCTATTGAAAGGGAAAGTCAAACTTTTGAAGTACAAACTGccataagtatgatttctccctataaaggACAAAACACCCAAGTTTTGAGCTTGAAAGAAGGAACATGTTCTTGTAATAAGTGACATTCATTCAAGATTtcatgctctcatgtaattgcagtttgtaattacatgtGTTTGACATACATACCAATTATTGATGAATGATacaaattgtccaatttcaaGCAATGTTATGAAGGTCGCTTCCATCTAATAGAACACCCAAATTATTggccagaattatcatttacagaagTTCGTCCAAATGTGAACTTACTAAGAGAACAAGGTCGGCCAAAAAGTACGCGCATTCATAATGAACTGGATTGGAGAGAGGCAAGCCAAAAATTTCGATGTACAATTTGCAAAAGATAAGGACATAACAGACGTACTTGTCCACAACGTACATTAGGTGCTTCGTCTTCGAGTCATTAGGTGTATCTTTTATGtagttatatattttatgtacttatatttttcatgtaatattatcttttatgaacttatattttttatgtaattgtttcattttatgtaattgtacattttatgtgatgaactaaattttcatgtaattgtaactttttatgtatcttttatgtgatagattttattatgtaatgtaatttgaaatttttaagtAATAGAGTCTTGTCCTTCTAATCCTGTAcaattatatcaacaaaatatgtATCGTTCACAATTGGTATGGGATAGTTCCTCCACAGTAGTTTTGAGTTGTCGGAGAAGGGATGCGTCTACAATACATACTATCTCATTTGATCACCGAATTATTCTCTACGTTGAACAGAcaggttttcttggggttgcacaaATCGGTTTTATCCAGTTTGATTGACACCTTATTAGTGCTCTAGTTGAGCGGTGGAGACCAGAAACTCACACATTTCATCTGCCTTGTGGGGAATGTACAATTATGCTGCAAGATGTTGCCATACAGTTTGGTTACGAGTGGACGGGCAACTATTGACAGGTTCACTACAATATGATTGAAAGAACATTTGTGAAGAGCTCTTAGACGTTCTACCAGATGATCTGAAAGGCCCAAGATTGAGTATCCTTTGATTGGCGTCCCAGTTCCCAGAATTACCTCTCGATGCCAATGACGTCAGCGTACGtaggtatgcacgagcatacatcatgcaacttattggaggatttttgttcGTTGACAAGTCATACTCTAATGCATCTCATGTTTCTCCCGCTACTGTCTGATTTCGAGCATGCTGGtacgtactcgtggggtggtgcatgtcttgcTTGGTTGTTTAGAGAACTTTGTCGGGCTACCAATGTACAAACGTTGGAAATAGTGGGGTCATTGATACTACTACAAGTATGGGCTTATGATAGATTTTCAGTTATAACACCACAAGTCCAGTTGCAGGCCCCAGATCATCGTCCACTTAGTGtcaggtattatttcatttatatatttatttcgttatcattttatgtaagaatataaattaattgtattttttataattttagatgaaatGGTGTATTAGCTGCTTCTGAAAAGACAACAAATATATTGCTCGTGTACCGAAAAATATTGGACAGActgatgcacaatcaggtaacaaatgtatatataaatgaatttttaaaacattttggatgtatacttatctttttttttttttggtcagaTTATTTGGACGTCATACACACAACAGATTTGGTCATCCCTATCTGATTACTGTAATGATGGTGAAAATATATGGTTGACCGTTAgtcctcttatatgcttccatatagtagagtgacatCATCCAGATTGTGTGTTGAGATAGTTCGGTCTGCGACAAACGATGTAttcgttgtcctatacactcccaacactacaccagattgatttgagaggtaagcatGACCAAGACTGACGTCTAATACATGCAGAATATAtatcctactggcatggacgacatgatcgttgtgcacaaggagaattaacaaatgggcCAACTGTATCAAATGACTACTTTTTCTGGTACAATTCAATCACGAGACGATTTATCACATCTGACggcgcttactattactgcatggcaagagatttaaaatcagacattttccatatatgatatgaatattgtttaatatttatcgGAGATGTACAATAATATTCAATGCAGCACAACTTACTAGAtttgggttcaatgtgtcaaCAAACATTGGTCAACATAGAAGATATTATTCAATAAACAAGGGACGGAttcaatgttgctgacaccgaTCGGAGACGTATTTTTCGTAGACGACAACGACAACaaggtgaacctaatttagagggacacgaagacaaccccCATGAGGGGTAAGGGCCAGggggtcgtttttaaatttaatgtaaattgttattttcaaattgtaaattaaagaactaattgtaaattttctttaatatcatgacattttttttaatacgagtaaaaaataattatgttttcattgtagattaaatatataattaagtttaataatgaaggaatttgtgGACCCATTCCTAAAGTCTTAAAAATGTTGTAAtctccaattaaaaaaataataattagtcaatctatttttttttaaaaaaataaatcgtGGACAGGGTCACCTGTCCATGAGTTTTCATGCAACGGTCAACCAAGTCAGCCGACGTGGTGTTGACTAGATTAAACGTTAATCGTGTACCCCATACACGATTTCACTAACCTActtttgtcaatagtttcaatatatacctatttttaaaaatactttctcatataccccatttttgtcaatagtttgaaaaaaatactatattttttaacaaaatccatatactttattttaattttgagttttaaaattgtcaaatctttttagaatatatattattttaattttcaatttttaaattttcaatatattatatatatatatatatatatatatgtttatatattaattcgctatatttatatttaattttaattttgaattttaaaattttctgatatttagatttaatatattgttttagtttttaattattttcaatatatatatgtatataaaattttaaagtttttattctaaattttgcaatatgcatgtttatttattcttttaatttcaatatctACTACATCTAAAACCGACAAGAATTTtacaaaatatcaattttgttcaataaaaaattcattaaacttaactttaatatttaccatacataataatataattaatttggacTTGAGTCGACATCATTTAAGTCGAATAACTCAAGTGAAAAATACTATTACAAATTAAATGTGAGAAACATTTGAAGATAAGACAATAATTGTGTTATTGTTGTTAATTTTGCATTGAGATTTGTTTGCATTTGATAAtgtacattttttataattattatttgtatttaataatctgaatattttataattattttttatatatttgatgCATGTTATAGACTTTTATTTTACACAATCAAATTGTATTTAATCTATAAAACAAGAtgaatggtaaaaaaaatatatatatataaaaaatggttatcaaataaatttccattttttttattaaagaaacatgaaacaaaaatagttataaaacatattcatatttctagttcttaaaaaataagaaacataaACAAGAACAAGAAACGGTAAACGAGAAATAGAAACGTTGCCAAATGGAttgttaatttttcaaatcaaatggttattacaagcaactaaaaaaaatgtgcaTGCTTACGACGGTGAGACTAAGACATTGAGACTTTTGTTGAAAGGTGAAGAGGTGAAAACTTTAACAAGTAAGATGGAAGGTTCAAGGTGAATACATCAAGATAATTGTAGgtaatttttttcccctttttctaccaaatttattCAAGCTTGTCTTTCAATCAAATATCCTATTGGATGttgtgattaaaaaaaaaaaaaaaaagttagtgcAGTTTGAtgtttggataattaattaaaagatttttATGGGATTTATTTAATCGGAATGGttaatttattctaaaaagaacTTGATTTTGGAGTTACGTAGGGAATTGAATTNNNNNNNNNNNNNNNNNNNNNNNNNatatatattatatatatatatttgttcaatataacatttaatcCTAACCCAAATAGAATAAAGCACTTCAAATTTCCATAACTAATCACAAATCAAAACCAATTCAATTCCCTACGTAACTCCAAAATCAAgttctttttagaataaattaaCCATTCCGATTAAATAAATCCCataaaatcttttaattaattatccaaacaTCAAACTgcactaacttttttttttttttttttaatcacaaCATCCAATAGGATATTTGATTGAAAGACAAGCTTGaataaatttggtagaaaaaggggaaaaaattaaCCTACAATTATCTTGATGTATTCACCTTGAACCTTCCATCTTACTTGTTAAAGTTTTCACCTCTTCACCTTTCAACAAAAGTCTCAATGTCTTAGTCTCACCGTCGTAAGCAtgcacattttttttagttgcttgtaaataaccatttgatttgaaaaattaacaaTCCATTTGGCAACGTTTCTATTTCTCGTTTACCGTTTCTTGTTCTTGTTtatgtttcttatttttaagaactagaaatatgaatatgttttataactatttttgtttcatgtttctttaataaaaaaaatggaaatttatttgataaccattttttatatatatatatttttttaccatTCATCTTGTTTTATAGATTAAATACAATTTGATTGTGTAAAATAAAAGTCTAATAACATGcatcaaatatataaaaaataattataaaatattcagattattaaatacaaataataatttaataaaaatgtacATTATCAAATGCAAACAAATCTCAATGCAAAATTAACAACAATAACACAATTATTGTCTTATCTTCAAATGTTTCTCACATTTAATTTGTAATAGTATTTTTCACTTGAGTTATTCGACTTAAATGATGTCGACTCAAgtccaaattaattatattattatgtatggtaaatattaaagttaagtttaatgaattttttattgaacaaaattgatattttgtaAAATTCTTGTCGGTTTTAGATGTAGTagatattgaaattaaaagaataaataaacatgcatattgcaaaatttagaaaaaactttaaaattttatatacatatatatattgaaaataattaaaaactaaaacaatatataaatctaaatatcagaaaattttaaaattcaaaattaaaattaaatataaatatagcgaattaatatataaacatatatatatatatatatatatatatatatattgaaatttaaaaattgaaaattaaaataatatataattctaAAAAGATTTGAcaattttaaaactcaaaattaaaataaagtatatggattttgttaaaaaatatagtatttttttcaaaatattgacaaaaatggggtatatgagaaagtatttttaaaaataggtatatattgaaactattgacaaaagTAGGTTAGTGAAATCGTGTATGGGGTACACGATTAACGTTTAATCTAGTCAACACCACGTCGGCTGACTTGGTTGACCGTTGCATGAAAACTCATGGACCAGGTGACCCTGTCCacgatttatttttttaaaaaaaatagattgactattattatttttttaattggagaTTACAACATTTTTAAGACTTTAGGAATGGGTCcacaaattccttcattattaaacttaattatatatttaatctacaatgaaaacataatttatttttactcgtattaaaaaaaatgtcatgatattaaagaaaatttacaattagttctttaatttacaatttgaaaataacaatttacattaaatttaaaaacccCCTGGCCCTTACCCCTCATGggggttgtcttcgtgtccctctaaattaggttcaccttGTTGTCGTTGTGCGTCTACGAAAAATACGTCTCCGAtcggtgtcagcaacattgaatcgtcttgtttattgaataatatcttctatgttgaccaatgtttgttgacacattgaacccaaaTCTAGTAAGTTGTGCTGCATTGAATATTATTGTACATCTcgataaatattaaacaatattcatatcatatatggaaaatgtctgattttaaatctcttgccatgcagtaatagtaagcgccGTCAGATGTGATAAATCGTCTCGTGATTGAATTGTACCAGAAAAAGTAGTCATTTGATACAGTTGgcccatttgttaattctccttgtgcacaacgatcatgtcgtccatgccagtaggataTATATTCTGCATGTATTAGACGTCAGTCTTGGTTCatgcttacctctcaaatcaatctggtgtagtgttgggagtgtataggacaacgaaTACATCGTTTGTCGCAGACCGAACTATTTCAACACACAATCTGGATGatgtcactctactatatggaagcatataagaggacTAACGGTCAACCATATATTTTCACCATCATTACAGTAATCAGATAGGGATGACCAAATCTGTTGTGTGTATGACGTCCAAATAAtctgaccaaaaaaaaaaaaaagataagtatacatccaaaatgttttaaaaattcattatatataacatttgttacctgattgtgatatttatttatttatttatttagggtgtgtttggtatgtgataaaagtagagagttgagttgagttgagttggtaattattatctggagagttaaattatctgggagttaaattatttgtgtttgttgtgcagagttaagttgagttggtaattattgtctgtgtttgttgtgcagagttgagttgagttgagtttgaagatctgatgcagtttttttgtgaataagattagttctatttttctgtttgtttttttatttcattcttttattttttagttttatgctttgctattgttgattaattttcaaatatacaagTTTTTTcccaaatcatttatgacataaactggacaatctcaatttattttttcaatttgtagaacataatagattatttttcatatattcttttcaaaaactgtaataattctaattctcttcaatcggcaaaacataccaacaaagtatatttcatattgctgcttaattaattggtatattgtgtattgtatgtatttatattgaatgtttgtatatatattgaaggtacatatatttcatattgaatgtttgtatgtatatatatccaaaaaaaaatcacaaaatatatgttcttttcgatacttataatattagttatatttacaaacacaaaaattacatgTTTTCAAGTATGCAAAGGTTATCATTCTTTTCAACATGACAATCCATTGTCCATTTGCTATTATCCAAAAgaactataaacaaaatataggGGTGTGGTTAGTCTACATGTTTCTTCCTAGTAGACGGAAGTAGTACCTCTTCCATGCGTGTTCTGGTACTGCAAGGAAAAAATCTGTCTTTTGAATGTCTGTGACAACGATGTCAATAAGAGTGACCTGATCATCCTCATCCAGGCCATCAATGTTGTATATGGCATTTACTACTTCCTTCCAATGCCCGAACTTCAGCTTATACTTCTCCTTTTGCCACGATGCAAGTCTACCCATGTGTGTGCTCTGCATTTCAACAATCGATCTCATGATGTCGATCATTTCAGTTTAGAATGATGGCCTCTTCCTCTTACTGCCTCGAGATGACTTGGCTGGTACACTCGCTCTACCTGTAGATTGTTCTGCTGGCTCTTCATCTATTTCATCTTGATTTAATGGTGATTCTGTCTGGCGAACCTCAGGGGTTTGACAGTCCTGTGATCCAAGTCGaatctcatcttcaaactctctGAATGCATTCGTCGCCATCACGTATGGGTCCTCACTTGATTTCCCTACTACTCTGTCTTTCCCAAATACGGTGGAGAAGTCATCGTAATGTGGGAATGGCTTGTTCCACATCCTCTTCGCATTGGGATGACTCTGCATTGATACACATacacattattaatatttatattataacacgtacctgtacattttttttttctagaatcttACCAGAACCCAAAGATCGAAAATCTCTCTCTCGACCTGGACACATTTGAACTCCTCGTTCCAGTCGAACCCTGACTGACTTAACATCTCTGatactatgttgtattgtttctTCAGACTTCTCACCTTGCACTCAATGGTGTTCTGATTCAGTGTGCACCCGGGCACTTTCTCATGCAGAATTCGCTCCAAGTGTTGTAGGTAACCTGGTCGAAACGTCCCATTGTCGGACCTCCAACCGGTCTCCACTAAATACAATAGAGCTTCCACCAACTTAGCGTCCTCCACCTTCGACCATATGTGTTTAGATCTCTTACCATTACTTGTCATTATGCTGCATGCATACGTTTGTTGAATGAAAAGATGCTATAATTAAACACATGTACAAACAAAGGATAAACTGCTGAAATTATATGTTCAATTGTTCACACAGAGTCTTAGCACAA from Benincasa hispida cultivar B227 chromosome 10, ASM972705v1, whole genome shotgun sequence carries:
- the LOC120089134 gene encoding uncharacterized protein At2g29880-like, with amino-acid sequence MTSNGKRSKHIWSKVEDAKLVEALLYLVETGWRSDNGTFRPGYLQHLERILHEKVPGCTLNQNTIECKVRSLKKQYNIVSEMLSQSGFDWNEEFKCVQVEREIFDLWVLSHPNAKRMWNKPFPHYDDFSTVFGKDRVVGKSSEDPYVMATNAFREFEDEIRLGSQDCQTPEVRQTESPLNQDEIDEEPAEQSTGRASVPAKSSRGSKRKRPSF